In Novosphingobium resinovorum, the following are encoded in one genomic region:
- a CDS encoding thiolase family protein, translating into MRDVVILGVGMTPFGRHLDKSHEQLTQAAVRLALEDAGLDGAAIDMAVYANVIQGFFAGEMSIPGEYALRPLGISGVRGFHVEQACASSTVGLHLAVDYVKAGLAEVALVVGVEKLYSDDRAKRFAVFQQPRDMVEAAAYIERIRDLLAPVPADKVAASPNVLMEAYAAQARLHMGTYGSTQAQIAAVAAKDHWHSQFNPLAQYREAMSVEEILAAPQVAWPLTNPMCAPISDGAAAAIVCSADFAKRFSGRPICVLAAENRTGSDRAPDDYANHVTRKVAALAYERAGIGPQDVDLAEVHDASSIGEMIQTEALGLCAPGEAGRAAERGETALGGRVPVNVSGGLVSKGHPLAATGLGQIHELVTQLRGQAGKRQVEGARVAVAENSGGFYGVEDGMSAVTILARD; encoded by the coding sequence ATGCGCGATGTGGTGATCCTCGGCGTCGGCATGACGCCCTTTGGCCGTCATCTGGACAAGAGCCACGAACAGCTCACGCAAGCCGCGGTGCGTCTGGCGCTGGAGGATGCCGGGCTGGACGGCGCGGCGATCGACATGGCGGTCTATGCCAACGTCATTCAGGGCTTCTTCGCGGGCGAAATGTCCATCCCCGGCGAGTATGCGCTGCGCCCGCTCGGCATTTCCGGCGTGCGCGGGTTCCATGTCGAACAGGCCTGCGCCAGTTCCACGGTTGGCCTGCACCTCGCGGTAGACTACGTGAAGGCGGGCCTTGCCGAAGTGGCGCTCGTCGTCGGTGTGGAGAAGCTCTACAGCGACGATCGCGCCAAGCGCTTCGCCGTGTTCCAGCAGCCGCGCGACATGGTGGAGGCGGCCGCCTATATCGAGCGCATTCGCGATCTCCTCGCCCCCGTCCCGGCGGACAAGGTCGCGGCCAGTCCCAACGTGCTGATGGAAGCCTATGCCGCGCAGGCGCGCCTTCACATGGGCACTTACGGATCGACGCAGGCTCAGATCGCGGCGGTGGCGGCGAAGGATCACTGGCATTCGCAGTTCAACCCGCTGGCGCAGTACCGCGAGGCGATGAGCGTCGAGGAAATCCTCGCCGCGCCGCAAGTCGCCTGGCCGCTGACCAACCCGATGTGCGCGCCCATCAGCGACGGCGCGGCGGCGGCGATCGTCTGCTCGGCGGATTTCGCCAAGCGCTTCTCGGGCAGGCCGATCTGCGTGCTGGCGGCGGAAAACCGCACCGGCAGCGACCGCGCGCCGGACGACTATGCGAACCACGTCACCCGCAAGGTCGCGGCGCTGGCTTACGAGCGCGCCGGGATCGGCCCGCAGGACGTCGATCTCGCCGAAGTCCACGACGCCAGTTCGATCGGCGAGATGATCCAGACCGAAGCGCTCGGCCTGTGTGCACCGGGCGAGGCCGGGCGCGCCGCCGAGCGCGGGGAGACGGCATTGGGCGGCCGCGTTCCGGTGAACGTCTCGGGCGGGCTGGTGTCGAAGGGGCATCCGCTGGCGGCGACGGGGCTGGGGCAGATCCACGAACTCGTCACGCAACTGCGCGGGCAGGCTGGCAAGCGACAGGTCGAAGGCGCGCGCGTGGCCGTGGCGGAGAACTCGGGAGGGTTCTACGGTGTCGAGGATGGCATGTCGGCTGTGACGATCCTCGCGCGGGATTGA